The stretch of DNA GGGGGAATAAGAAATTCACGTGTTCCGATTGCAGACTGACACTCCATGCGCGCTTCGATCTACAGCCGGTGTTGGACGAGTTGGTTCCGCCTGACACCTTTGCGGACCTGTTCGTCGCGGACGAGCAGGGCAATGTCATCGTACATCGGGCGGACAAGGAGCGGTCGAACGATACACGTTTCGAGCAACTTGCAGGACTGCTGCGCGGAGATCCTGCTCCAATTGTGCAGGGTACTTCCGCGCCAGTTGACCAGCAGAAACGCCCTCTGTGGGAGCAACTGCCGTTGCGCAAGACGGTTCGGCTTGGGGATAGCGACTATTATCTGTATGCGCAGGCAGTTCCCATCGATTCCAGATCCCCCAACGGAATTCTGCCGCACGGAGATGCCGGTCGGCTGAAACTGATCGTGGCCGGTCTGGTGCCGGTCAGCGAGGTGTTGTGGTCGGCCCTGGTCATTCCGCATGGCGTGTCGCTGACGCTCATTTTCATGTCTTTTGCCCTGACGTTTACGCTGCCGTTGATCAAGCTGGCGACCATGGGGCCGCGGGACCGGCTCGGCCTCACCGACGCCCTCGGGTGCATGTTGTTCTCCATGATGGGGACCGCGCTGCTCACCTTCACCATCGGCTCATGGACGTTACATGACCAGGTGAAGTCCGCGGCGGACGTAAAGCTTAAAGTCGCCGCCGAGGCTGTGAGAGTTAACTTTAAAAAAGAACTTAAGAGTCTTGTGGAAAAACTGAAGGATCTCCGTAAGAAGCCAATGAGCTCTTTGGGGGGTAATTGTCATAAATCCAAGCAGTATGGCGTCTGTTTTGGTATGCCCATCGGGGTGTCTCTAAGTGATCCGTTAATCTTGACGACCATCTGGATTGATCCCCTTGGCGAGATCAGACATCTGGAGACCATTCGGCGCACTTCCCTTCTGACGACGAATATACGGGAACGTGGCTATGTGAAGGATGTGTGGGCCGGAAGGTTGCTACATCTCGAATCAGACCATGAGATGGGTTTCTCGATTCAGCCGATTTATGCCTGGGATGATGGTGAATTCGGCACCATGTTGGCCACGAAAGTGATGCCGGACGAGGTGCCGAAAGCGAGGATTCGATTAGGCGAATCCGTCGAAACTAAAGAGTATTCAGCCGGCGAGTATGTTCTGGCGATTCGGACTCGCATGCAATCATTGGTGAATACGGTGGTCCCTGTCGGGTATGGCTATGCCGTCATCGATACAGATGGCACGGTGCTCTACGCATCCGACATGAGCAGGAATCTGCGTGAAAATCTGTTCAGCGAAACCGACAACGACCCTCGATTCACCAGCCTGGTCCGTGCTCAAACGACCGGCACCTTCCGGGTGAACTATCGCGGCCGTGCTCATGTCGTGAACGTGAGCAGACTCCTCGAGCCCTTATCTTGGACCCTGGTCGTCTACCGAGACACGCGCTGGTTGGATTGGGTCACCGACCAGGCGTTGTTTTTCGGCGTGGCGCTCTTCACGATCTACAGCTTTGTCATTTTGCTGGGCGGACTGTTCGTCATTGTGATCTTCCAATCGGTCAACAGCGGGGAGGGGGGCTGGCTGTGGCCGGCACAGCAACGGTTTGGCATCTATGAAAAACTGATGGTCGTCAACATTCTGTTCCTACTGGTTATCATATTGGTCGTTTATTTGTGTAGTGAGGACCACCCTGTGCGCGTGTTGTTAGGAGCTGTGGTTATATCCTGTATTGCTATGGGCATCATGGTGTGGTGCCTCAGGACTAACCCCGCCAACAAACAAGTGGGCTTGAGCGAGATTCGTGGCGAGCGGGGAGCATTGTCGCCGCATACGAGGTGGGCCTACTCTGGTCTTGCCACCACCGCTATCTTACTCATGTCGGCGATGCCCTCCGGGGTATTTTTGACTGTGGGGTTTCAACGGGCCCTTTCCGTGTATGAGTCCTATGCTGCGAACGAGTTTCATATGCAAATTGGGAAGCGTAAGGAAGAGAGCTTTCGTTGGCATCAACACATTCTTGGAAAAGATCGATTCAACGACTCGCCTCTTGCTGGCATTGAATACTGGCAATTTTTGTTTAACTGTGATTGGACCTCCACGGCTCAGAAATCAGGAACAGTAAACCTGACAGCTCAACCGCCGGAATGGTTCATGGAGCGGACTCGTTCGCTTCTACATTTGTGGATGTGGGCGCCGGGTAGACAACTCGGAGGCTGGATTGGTCATTCGGTGGACAATATGGGAGGGACGTCGCGCTTTCTCCTGTTTGCTGCGACGGGCAGCCTGCCTTGGGTTTTCACGGGTACTGCCCTCGTTGGTATCGCCGCCATATTGCTGTATATGCGCCTGTGCGAAGAGATGCGGGGAAAAAAGAAATGGGTGATCAGTCTGGCTATTGGCGTAGGCATAGTCGGATTTGCCGTATTGCTGTGGCGTTCCGAGGACCCTGGAACATCGCCCACTTGGCAGCTTGCCGGGTTTGCCTTTCACCTCGGGATCGGCTGCGCGTTGTTAACAGCCACCACCTACGGATGTCAGCGGCTTGTGAGCCACTATTTATTCTTGATGGATTTTGCCGAGCCGTTGATAAAAAGTGGTTACCGCCAACTGGTTGCTAGCAAACGAGTTCTCCTAGTGCTCCCTCCGACGCATGGTGCTCAGTGGGTAGAAGATAAATTGATACAAGACAAGTGGACTGTAGTGAACATAGCAGCGCTTCTAAGAGATTATGAACGTGAAGGCATATTGAACGATTCCCGTATTGGGAAGGATATACCAACCCCCCTGGCCATTTTGTGGTTTGACCATCGCTTGTCTGAGCGTCGTCAAGCGATCAACATGCTGAAACTCATGGAACATCTAGCCTTGGAGAATGACCGCAAGATATTGGTGATTTCACACCGCCACCCCTTCGATCCAGAAATTGTGTCCTTCGAATCAAGCGATATTCCGGTGCAAGATCGTTCCTTTGTCTTGAGTCGCGACCGCTGGGCGGCGGCCTTCAAGGATTTTACGGTCATTCCCTACTCAGGGTTCGAAGATTTTGATGATCATCTCCCGATGGTCGAAACGATTTTGAGAGAGCCGGCGGTGCTCGAACCAAATAACTCACAATCCTCACTCTGGATTAATTGGGTTCATAAGACGACGACTGAGGGGAAGGGACAATCGCCGGATCAGCAGGTTGAGAGCAAGGCCCGTTACGCCTTAGGAGTGTTGCGTTGTCGGTACGAATATTGGTGGGCCGACTGCACGCCGAGCGAAAAGCTGGCCCTCTGGCATGTGGTGAACGATCGATTCTTGCACGCCGGCAATTCCAAATTGTATCCCTTGCTCTGGAAAGGCCTGCTCAAGCTGTCTCCTGACATCAAGCTTCGCAGCAAGAGTTTCCACCTCTTCGTGAAGCAGGTTGGAGACCGTGATGAATTGGCCTTCCTGCGGGATGACCTCAAGCCCAGCACCTGGGCAAAGCTGTCGAGGCCCCTGCTACTGGGACTCCTTTCCGCGGTCATTTTCCTTGCCGTGACTCAGGAGAACGTTCGTGATGTGATCATTGCGCTCGTGCCCGTCCTTCCGGCGTTCCTTATCGAAATTCCGCGGTTGATCGGTGGAAACATTCGAGCCGCTATTTCTAGGGAAGTGTGAGATCGAAACCACCACACCTTCCCGGTCGGCATGGACGCGCGGGTTGTGCTGGCCTTGCGGCCCCGCTGGCCGGACCGTGGTCCACAGCCGTTGGTCAAGCCGAGGTCCGATCATCCGTGAAATCGGGTCGGACCACTCGCGACCGCTCGGCCTTTCGAGGCCATTTGATGAAGCGAACATTTCTAAAGTGGCTGGACAGCCCCCTCCCCCCATATTGACTCCCCCCTAAATCCCCGCTAGCCTCTGTCCCCGCCAGACAATCACCCGGTTCACCAGGAGGTTAGGCCATGTCGCTCTTTCGATCTGCCGTAATGTTGGTCTCGTTGGTCCTTGTGCCCCTGACGGTCGCGGCTGCCCCGCCACCGGAGCCGACGGTGGAATATTCGGCGGACAGCACGATGGAAACCGAAGGTGGGATGATGATGAAGTCTCGCGTCTATCACGCTCCCATGAAGCAGCGAATGGAAATGGGCGGGGCGGGCGGCAGTGTGACCATCATCCGCAAGGACAAGAAGGTCGTCTGGCAGGTGATGGGCGACATGTATATGGAGATGCCTATGGATCAGTCGAACGCGTCCGACATGGGCGGCTTCGACATTCAGGAGCAGACCGAAGTCGGGGAAGAAACCGTCAACGGGATGAAGACCACGAAAACGAAGATCATCGCGACGAAACCCGACGGGTCGAAATTCGGCGGTTTTTTCTGGACCACGAAAGACGGGGTCACGGTGAAAATGGATCTCCTTGCGAAGGACGGAGACAGGAAGATGCGGATGGCCAGTGAGTTGACCAACCTGAAAATCGGGAAGCAGGATCCGGCGCTGTTTGAAGTGCCTGCCGGCGCGACGAAAAACGATATGGGTGCGATGATGGGGCAGGGCGGCATGCCGAATATGGAAGAGATGATGAAACAGGCCGGGCAGGAACGGGCGAAGGAGAAACGGTCGTCTAAGAGCAGCAGCGGGAGCAAGAGCCAGGAGAGCGAGACGCCTGCGGCTGAAGTGAACAAGATGCTCAAAGGTCTCTTCGGCCGATAGGGGAGGTGCGGGATGCGTGCGATCAACATTCTTGGTTGTGTCCTACTGCTGCTTGCTGTGACGGTGTCTCCGGTTCGCGCCGATGATATCTGCTTAGGGGATGAAGAGGAGAAGAGTGCTAAGGCGGCGGTCGCCGTGCTGACGAAGGCCGAACAGGCCGGCCGGCCGGCCGAGCTGTTTGTCGCCTATCGATTCATCCTTGGCAACGAGTGTCTCGATCGCTACGACAAAACCGCCCTGGCCCGGGCCAAAGTAGGCGTGCCGAAATTAGGGCGTGATTTGGCGAAGGCCGCCGAAGCGAAAGGGCTCTGGTACTCCGCCGATCCGGTTCGGGGCGATGGCCAGACCTCAGCGTTTCGCTATTATGACGCGATCGGCGATTATGCCGATGCGAATCGTGTGATGATGAAAGCACTGCAGGCGAAACCGGACGATCTCCCGCTCTTTACGGCGGCCTGGGGGGTGGATCAGGGGCGTTCTGGCGCGCCGGACCCGAAAACCGGTGAGCGGCAACCCTACGTCTCACCCTCGGCCTATCGTCAGGACTTGCAGAAGATGGCGTCGGCCACGGCCGATCGGCTGATGAAAGCGGAAGAGCAGGATGCGAAGGGGCTTTCAGGCGGCGCGGTTGCAGTGGCCACGGCGACGGCCCAGTCTCTTGAGAAACTCAGAACCGCGGCTGGGTGGATGAAGTTCTTACCGGCCGGCGACAAGATGGCGCGGGAACGGGCCGAGCAGCGTGGCGATACGATCACGGCACGTCCCGATTCGACGTTCACTCAGACGAATGCCGTCATGTATTACGAGTTCGCCGGTTCTCCAAAGTCAAAAGACAAACTGGCGCAGGTCAAAAAGAAGATGGAAGAGTCCAGTCGTGCGTTGGAAAAGTCCGGTGAGAGAGTGAAGGGGGCTTTCGCGGAGCAGAGCCAGGCGGAACAAAAGAAGTTCGATAAGAAGAAGGCCGACCTCGAAAAAGAGCTCGGGTTCTAGCGGCGGACTCCGGTCTGTTTTCCGTTCCGTCTTATTTGCGCACGATCTATCGAGATTCCTGCCCGACCACATGGTCGGCTAACTGGTATGTCTGTATCGGGCAGCCGTTCTCTTCTCCAATGCTGCTCCTTGCGCTGCGGCAAGGGGCCTTTTGAACCTGCCGACACGCTACATCCGGCCCTACCCCTTGCTAGGGCCAGGCGAGAGTGACTGCAGATGTCCAGGATTCTTTTCTTCTTCAAACGTGCCCGTTCCGCAGCCCCATCCTCCGTACATCATCCCGAAGAATCCACAATAGGCACCGGCCTTGAACGCCCAATCTCTCCGTGTGGCGTTCTCGATCTGACCGTCATGGATGAGGAACGACACATATTGTGAGCCGACGGGAATCATGGCGGGGAGGGGAATAATCACGACGTACAATACGAGCCCTGACCATCGCAGGCCATCGGTCTTGTACATCCATTCTTCTGTGCCTGGTTCACTCGATTCGATACGGTCTGGCTCGCCCCACTGTGCGCGTAGTTCCGCAGCCGTCTTGGGTGTTCCGTCGGGTTGGCCTGTGCGCAGGTCGATGGCACCTCTGTGTTGATCGATCTTGGGACGGGCACTGGATTCACTCCGGCTACCCAGCGTCCACGCCCCGAACCCGACGCAACCCTGCAACATCATGGCTACGGCCAACCAGATCACAATCTGTCGAGACTTGCGCATAGCGCCCTTTCTCTCTGGAGCAAACGCCCTGACTTCGATTCGAGTGTTCGGCCCGAAGCCTACTCAGATCCGGATGGCAAAACAAGGTGGGGCACGGGCGTGACTTGTTGTCTCACCCTCCCAAGGTGGGATATCGATCGCAGGGCCGGTCTCGGTACCATCCGCCCACAGGGAGGATGTGATGGCACCTCGTCGGTATGTTCGAACGTACTACCGGTTTCCACTCGAGTACCCCGTCATTTTCGCTGGGGCGCCGTTCGTCGGCGAAGGGGTCCTGACCAACCTGTCGCTGAAGGGCTGTTCGGTGACCTGCGATCGTGAGGTCCTTTGCGGCAGTGATGTGCGCGTGAGTGTTCTGCTCGACCATCAACCACCGTCGCTGCCCATCGACCTTGGCACGATTAAGTGGGTAAACGGTCGTCAGTTCGGTGTGGAGTTTATTCGCCTGCCTCTTGAGTCCCAACAACGTCTTCATCGCACGCTTCGCATTGAGCTGATCGAATGGTTGCAGAAACGACAGGCCGGCGGTGATGGGTCGGGAGCATCCGAGCAAGACGCCTAGCGCCGACGGTCTCTCGTCGTGCGCAACGCATCGTTGGTGAAAGAACATTCCTAGGAATGCTGGTCGGCACGACACTGTCGCCAGTGAGCCCTCCGCGACAACCTTCCTGTTTCCCTTCCGATTTCAAGATTTCATCAAGTTATCAGCCCGATACACCGATGTATGGAATGGAACCTACAGGGTAGGCCGGTATTGGTATGAACATTCTTCATCTTGGGAATCCGTTCTTTCTGCAGGATTTCAGGCAGCTCGGCCACGATGTGAAATGGGCCGCCTACGATCCCACGGCGGACTTCGTCCTGAGTCCGTACGTGGAAAGCATGCATAGTCTTTCCGTGCAGTTTCCGGCACGATGGTCTCCCGACTTGGTTGTGGTGGGGGACGATAGCGGGCCACCGAAGTTGTTGGGGCTGGAAGCGCTCGATGTGCCGCTGGTGTGGTATGCGATCGATTCCCATCTTCATGCCAGTTGGCATCAGCAGTATGCGGCGGTGTTCGATGTTATCTGTGTGGCGCAACGAGATTGGGTGTCTCGGTATCGAGTGGATCCGGACCGGCAGATTGTGTCGTGGCAGCCTCTGTTTTGCCATGTGCCCGATGATGGTGATTCGGGCTGCCTACGGGACACGCCGCTCTCGTTTGTCGGTACACTCAACCGGCAGTGGAATCCTGAGCGTGTCGCATTGATCGAGGGACTGCAACGACGGTATCCCATTGCAGTGGGGGCGGGTGCGTATCGTGAGCCGTTCAATCGTTCCTTGATGGTACTGAATCAATCGGCAGCCAATGACGTCAATTTCCGCACCTTCCAAGCCATGGCTTGCGGGGCGCTGCTGGTCGGCGAGCGGATTGGAAATGGATTCAACGAGTTGTTCCAGGATCGGATCCATTGCGCCCTCTATGACAGAGGCAACGTGGAGCAGGTGATCGACCTCGTCGAGTATTACTGCGGCCACCCGGCCGAACGAGATGCGGTCGCACGGCAGGGGTATGAGGCGGTGATGGCCTGCCACACGAGTTTGCATCGGGCGCAGGCGATTTTGCAGGTGGTCGCCACGGCACCGCTGTCAGGCCAGATTCGTGTCCGCCGGTCTCGGCAACTCCAGATTCAGTCGGCCTTGGCCCTCGTGTACGAAAGCGCCGCGCGCACACACCTCCAGGCGGTCGAACGCACGCCGGATGGAACCAGGAAGCAGTACCTTCTCACGGTTGCTGAGCAGTATCGGTTTCTCGCCACGACCATTCGCACACAATTCGGTTTTCAGGCAGCGGCTCACACCTGCTGAACCCTCCCGCCAAGAGCGATTCATCCGGTTGAACGATTCATGGTTGTGCCTGGCGAGGCCCCCGTTCCCCCCTTGCTTGGGGCGGGCTAGGCCGCTGCGGGCAGCGCTTTCTGCCCGGTCAGGCGTACGCTCCTGCGGGCTAGGTTTCTCCCTGCTAACTCCGGTATAATGCGCAATTCATTTCGTTCTGAGAGACTGACCCCGGTCCAGTTCGCGTTCGGTCAACTCAGCGTTGGCTGGTGCGTTGTCTCCCACAGCGTTCGATATCAGAACCGCTTCACGAGTCACGCTTCGAGAAGGAGTTTGAAATGACTGAAAAAGAAGACAAAAAGCGCGCGTTGGACCTGGCCCTGGCTCAGATTGAAAAGCAGTATGGCAAGGGTGCGGTGATGAAGCTCGGTGCCGACAACCGGCCCGCCGATGTCCCGGCGATCTCCAGTGGTTCATTAGGGTTGGATATTGCGCTTGGTGTGGGGGGATTTCCTCGCGGGCGCGTGATCGAGATTTTCGGCCCGGAGTCGTCCGGTAAAACGACGTTGACTCTGCATGCCATTGCCGAGGCGCAAAAAGCCGGCGGTGTGGCGGCGTTCATCGATGCGGAACATGCGTTGGATCTGACCTATGCCAAGAAACTCGGGGTGCAGACGGACGATCTCCTTGTGTCGCAGCCGGATACCGGCGAGCAGGCGCTCGAAATTGCGGAAACCCTGGTGCGTAGCGGCGCGATCGACGTGATTGTGGTCGACTCCGTGGCGGCCCTGGTGCCGCGTGCGGAAATCGAAGGTGAAATGGGCGATGCCCATATGGGATTGCAGGCGCGGCTGATGTCACAGGCCCTCCGAAAGCTGACGGCGGCGATCTCCAAGTCGCAGACCACTCTGATCTTCATCAACCAGATCCGTATGAAGATCGGCGTCATGTTCGGTAATCCAGAAACCACAACCGGCGGCAACGCGCTGAAGTTTTACTCCTCGGTGCGCCTCGACATCCGCCGGATCGAGTCGATCAAGGATGGTCAGGATGTGACGGGAAGTCGCGTGCGGGTCAAGGTCGTGAAGAACAAAATGGCGCCGCCGTTTAAACAGGCGGAGTTCGATATCATGTTTGCCGAAGGGATTTCGAAATCCGGCGAAATGGTTGATATCGGGGTGGAAAAGCGGGTGGTTGAGAAGGCCGGCGCCTGGTACTCCTATAAAGGGGAACGATTGGGGCAGGGGCGTGAGGCTGTTCGCGATTTCCTCAAGGCCAATCCTGTCATTGCCAAAGAGATCGAGGGCAAGGTGCGCGATCTGGCGGGTCTGCCTTCCCGCGGTACCGACAAGAAGGTCGAGGCGAAGGAAGCCAAGGACGAGAAGCCAGAACGGAAAACCGAGAGTCGCCAGGACGAGAAGCGCGGCCATAGCGCGAGGGTCACGACATAGGTGGTGCCAGTGCCGACAGGACGCAGCCCCCGGCAGCGTAAGTCAACGCCGGACTACCTCGTGCTGGCCATGAGGTATCTCGCACGAACCGATCGAACTGCGGCCCAGGTTGAGCGGTATGTGCAGGAGAAAGGGGCGAGCCGGGCAGAGGGGCGCGCAATTGTTCGTGAGCTACAGCAGCGCGGGTACCTCAACGATCAGGCCTATGCGACCCGATGGGCGGAAACGAGACTGTCGCGATATCCGATGGGCCGCGAACGGCTCAAGGCCGAATTGCTTCACCGCGGCTTTGAAGCCAGCGTCACTGAGCGAGCGTTGCGGCAGGCCTATCGTTCGATTTCCGAGCAGGAGTTAGCGTGCCAGGCACTCGAAGGGCGTGCGAGCCGGACGCGCCCAGTGCAATGGGTCCGGTTTCTGCGACAACGTGGGTTCGATGACGACACGATTCAGCAAGTCACTCAAGTAGATTTGGAGACGGGGTTGGACGAGTTATGAGCCAAAGTGTACACGATCTGCGACGAGCCTTTATCCGGTACTTTGAACAGCAGGGACATCGGGCCGTGCCGAGCGCTCCCTTGATTCCGCAGGCAGACCCGACGCTGCTGTTTACGAACGCCGGCATGAATCAATTTAAACGGGTGTTCCTGGGCGAGGAGACGCGTACGTATAACCGGGCGGTGACCGTGCAGAAGTGTCTGCGCGCCGGCGGCAAGCACAACGATCTCGAAAACGTGGGGTATACGAGGCGGCACCACACCTTTTTCGAAATGCTCGGGAATTTCTCTTTCGGCGACTATTTCAAGGAAGACGCCATCCGGTTCGGGTGGGAGTTTTTGACTTCCGTCGTCGGGCTCCCGAAAGACCGGATGTGGATCACGATCTTTCGTGAGGACGACGAAGCCGACCGTTTATGGAAAAAGATCGGCGTGTCTCCGAGCCGTATCGTGCGTTGCGGCGAGAAGGATAATTTCTGGCAAATGGCGGATACGGGCCCTTGCGGTCCCTGCTCCGAACTCCACTTCGACCAAGGCCCTTCTGTGCCGGGCGACGCTACTCCGAACGGTGAAGGTGACCGGGTCATCGAGATCTGGAACCTGGTGTTCATGCAGTTCAATCGTGACAGTGCAGGCACCCTGAATCCGCTTCCGAAACCGAGCATCGATACCGGCATGGGGTTGGAGCGGTTGACGGCGGTGGCGCAGGGGCGGCTCAGCAACTACGACAGCGATTTGTTCGCGCCCTTGCTGGCGGCCATCGGTGGCAGGGCCGGGGCGCAGTACGGTGCGGCTGAGCAGGCCGACCGTTCCATGCGCGTCATTGCCGATCACTTGCGTGCGATCACCTTCCTCATGGCCGACGGAGTCTTGCCGTCGAACGAGGGACGGGGTTATGTGCTCCGCCGGATTCTTCGTCGTGCGGCTCGCCATGGTCGGTTGCTGGGGATTACCGAACCGTTCCTGCATGAACTGACGGCGACGGTCGTGAATCACATGGGCGAGGCGTATCACGAGTTGCGTCCCGCAGCCGGTACGGTGGCGGAAGCGACACGGGGCGAAGAAGAACGGTTTATCGCGACACTCGACCAAGGGTTGCCGATTCTCAACGATATGCTGAGCAAGGTGCGAGCCTCTGGTCAGAACCTGCTCTCGGGCACCGACATGTTTAAGTTGTATGACACGTATGGCTTTCCTATGGACCTCATTGCGGAAGCCTGCCGTGAACAGGATATCCGACTCGATGAGACGGGATTTGAAGCCGCCATCGAAGAACAGCGCACGCGCGCTAGGAAAACGGGCGGCTTCGAGAGTGAAACGGCCCGCCCCGCTTTGAGTGAACTGGCCGCTCGTGTCGGCACCACGGCTTTCGTCGGGTACGAGCAGTTGACGTCGGAGGGGATCGTGCAGGCATTGCTCAAAGGTGATGGGCCGGTGAAGGAAGCGCGTGAAGGTGACGACATCGAAGTGGTGTTGGATGTCACGCCGTTCTACGCAGAAGGCGGCGGACAGGCCGGCGATCAAGGGCTCCTGACCGGCCCCGATGGCCGTGTGGAGATCCGTGAAACCACCAGGCCGGTGCCGACCTTGATCGTGCATAAAGGCGTGGTCACGTCCGGTTCGATCCGTGAAGGCGAGCGGCTGCAACTGTCGGTGAATAGTCGCACTCGTCACGATGCAGCCCGCAATCATACGGCGACCCATCTGGTGCATGCCGCCCTACGGGATCTGCTGGGGCCACATGTCAAACAGTACGGTTCGCTGGTAACGCCGAATCGCCTGCGGTTCGACTTCGCGCATTTCCGTCCCCTCGCGTCACGCGACATCGACGAGATCGAGGCGATCGTCAATGAGCAGGTGCGCCAGGATCAGCCGGTGCAAACCGATGTGATGGGTGTGCAGGAAGCCGTGGCGGGTGGAGCGCTGGCATTTTTCGGCGACAAGTATGGCGATCAGGTGCGGGTGGTCCACATCGACACCTTCAGCAAGGAATTGTGCGGAGGCACGCACTGCCGGCGCACGGGCGAAATCGGCCTGTTCCGCATCGTGTCTGAATCGGGGGTCGCCGCCGGTGTGCGCCGGATCGAATGTCTGACCGGCAGCGGTGCGTTTGATTCACTCAAGCGATTGGACGCGGATGTGCGTGAACTGTCCGATCTCCTGAAAGTGGCGCCGGGTGAAGTCGTCACCCGGACCCGCAGGTTGAGCGAGCAACTGAAGGAAAAGGAACGGGAGCTCGCGGAGGTGAAGCTCAAGATGGCAAGTACCTCCTCCGGCGATGCGCAGGTCCGTGAGATCAAGGGTGTGCAGGTCCACGCGCAACGCACGGATGGCCTCGATGTGAACGGCATGCGAGCGCTGGCCGATCAATTGCGCGACAAACTGCGCAGCGGAGTCGTCGCGCTCGGGGCGGCGAATGACGGCAAAGTATCGCTGCTCGTCGTGGTGACGAAGGATCTGGTGGGTCGTTTGAAAGCGGGCGAACTCATTAAGGAAATGGCAGTGGAAGTGGGCGGGACCGGGGGAGGACGTCCTGAGATGGCGCAGGCCGGAGGAAAAAATCCCGACGGACTCGGCCCCGCGTTGGAAAAAGTTTTTGGGTTGGTCCAGAAGGCCCTCGAAGGGTAGACTGATGAAAGGCCAACGGATTCTCGCCATCGATCACGGCTCCAAGCGGATCGGGTTTGCTCTGAGCGATGAGCTCGGCTGGACGGCCCAGCCGCTGGAGACGTTTTACCGTCGAAATCCCGAGGCCGACATCCGGCATATTCAGGACCTGGTTCGTGAGCATGAGGTCGGACAGGTTCTGGTCGGCATGCCGTTTCGATTGGATGGCGAGATCGGTCCCGCGGCCAAGGTCGTCGCAGAGTTTATCCAGTTATTGGAGCCAGCGCTCTCGGTTCCGGTC from Nitrospira sp. encodes:
- a CDS encoding PilZ domain-containing protein, whose product is MAPRRYVRTYYRFPLEYPVIFAGAPFVGEGVLTNLSLKGCSVTCDREVLCGSDVRVSVLLDHQPPSLPIDLGTIKWVNGRQFGVEFIRLPLESQQRLHRTLRIELIEWLQKRQAGGDGSGASEQDA
- a CDS encoding glycosyltransferase, producing MNILHLGNPFFLQDFRQLGHDVKWAAYDPTADFVLSPYVESMHSLSVQFPARWSPDLVVVGDDSGPPKLLGLEALDVPLVWYAIDSHLHASWHQQYAAVFDVICVAQRDWVSRYRVDPDRQIVSWQPLFCHVPDDGDSGCLRDTPLSFVGTLNRQWNPERVALIEGLQRRYPIAVGAGAYREPFNRSLMVLNQSAANDVNFRTFQAMACGALLVGERIGNGFNELFQDRIHCALYDRGNVEQVIDLVEYYCGHPAERDAVARQGYEAVMACHTSLHRAQAILQVVATAPLSGQIRVRRSRQLQIQSALALVYESAARTHLQAVERTPDGTRKQYLLTVAEQYRFLATTIRTQFGFQAAAHTC
- the recA gene encoding recombinase RecA, whose product is MTEKEDKKRALDLALAQIEKQYGKGAVMKLGADNRPADVPAISSGSLGLDIALGVGGFPRGRVIEIFGPESSGKTTLTLHAIAEAQKAGGVAAFIDAEHALDLTYAKKLGVQTDDLLVSQPDTGEQALEIAETLVRSGAIDVIVVDSVAALVPRAEIEGEMGDAHMGLQARLMSQALRKLTAAISKSQTTLIFINQIRMKIGVMFGNPETTTGGNALKFYSSVRLDIRRIESIKDGQDVTGSRVRVKVVKNKMAPPFKQAEFDIMFAEGISKSGEMVDIGVEKRVVEKAGAWYSYKGERLGQGREAVRDFLKANPVIAKEIEGKVRDLAGLPSRGTDKKVEAKEAKDEKPERKTESRQDEKRGHSARVTT
- a CDS encoding regulatory protein RecX, which encodes MRYLARTDRTAAQVERYVQEKGASRAEGRAIVRELQQRGYLNDQAYATRWAETRLSRYPMGRERLKAELLHRGFEASVTERALRQAYRSISEQELACQALEGRASRTRPVQWVRFLRQRGFDDDTIQQVTQVDLETGLDEL
- the alaS gene encoding alanine--tRNA ligase; the encoded protein is MSQSVHDLRRAFIRYFEQQGHRAVPSAPLIPQADPTLLFTNAGMNQFKRVFLGEETRTYNRAVTVQKCLRAGGKHNDLENVGYTRRHHTFFEMLGNFSFGDYFKEDAIRFGWEFLTSVVGLPKDRMWITIFREDDEADRLWKKIGVSPSRIVRCGEKDNFWQMADTGPCGPCSELHFDQGPSVPGDATPNGEGDRVIEIWNLVFMQFNRDSAGTLNPLPKPSIDTGMGLERLTAVAQGRLSNYDSDLFAPLLAAIGGRAGAQYGAAEQADRSMRVIADHLRAITFLMADGVLPSNEGRGYVLRRILRRAARHGRLLGITEPFLHELTATVVNHMGEAYHELRPAAGTVAEATRGEEERFIATLDQGLPILNDMLSKVRASGQNLLSGTDMFKLYDTYGFPMDLIAEACREQDIRLDETGFEAAIEEQRTRARKTGGFESETARPALSELAARVGTTAFVGYEQLTSEGIVQALLKGDGPVKEAREGDDIEVVLDVTPFYAEGGGQAGDQGLLTGPDGRVEIRETTRPVPTLIVHKGVVTSGSIREGERLQLSVNSRTRHDAARNHTATHLVHAALRDLLGPHVKQYGSLVTPNRLRFDFAHFRPLASRDIDEIEAIVNEQVRQDQPVQTDVMGVQEAVAGGALAFFGDKYGDQVRVVHIDTFSKELCGGTHCRRTGEIGLFRIVSESGVAAGVRRIECLTGSGAFDSLKRLDADVRELSDLLKVAPGEVVTRTRRLSEQLKEKERELAEVKLKMASTSSGDAQVREIKGVQVHAQRTDGLDVNGMRALADQLRDKLRSGVVALGAANDGKVSLLVVVTKDLVGRLKAGELIKEMAVEVGGTGGGRPEMAQAGGKNPDGLGPALEKVFGLVQKALEG